From Blastochloris viridis, one genomic window encodes:
- a CDS encoding ABC transporter substrate-binding protein, translated as MTEQAKDGADFAPPVRGSAGQGLLNRRSVLSSAAVTFGLAIAAGAKIGEAYGVGVRLPDLPPEFRDFPICRASTRIDVPDPKGPPRKIRFAYNGTGICTAAVPVALHRGYFTRHNLDVEFVQLAGSIDQMLQALATDKADAGVSMALNWLKPLEGGFDVKLTTGMHGGCTRLLVHRDSGITDIAQLRGRSIGVSNLAGTPRHFFSVMLADKGLNPDKDVEWREFPADLLPVALQRGEVNALADSDPAVWLARLRSNGELVEIASNLSGDYANLTCCVLGIRASLLREDRAVAAALTAASLEAAAHVAANPDDAAAVFAPYTPKVPVGELAAMLRSHTHDHHPAGDELRKELVRIITDLKRASVLRQSTDPNKFAARIVENVFD; from the coding sequence GCCTCCTCAATCGCCGTTCGGTGCTGAGCAGTGCTGCCGTGACATTCGGGCTCGCCATCGCTGCGGGAGCAAAGATCGGGGAAGCCTATGGGGTTGGCGTCAGACTGCCGGATCTGCCGCCCGAGTTTCGCGACTTTCCGATCTGCCGCGCCTCGACACGGATCGATGTCCCCGATCCGAAAGGGCCGCCGCGCAAGATCCGGTTTGCCTACAACGGCACGGGCATCTGCACCGCGGCGGTGCCGGTTGCGCTTCACCGAGGCTATTTCACCCGGCATAATCTGGATGTCGAATTTGTTCAGCTCGCCGGCTCGATCGATCAGATGTTGCAGGCGCTGGCCACCGACAAGGCCGACGCCGGCGTCAGCATGGCGCTCAACTGGCTCAAGCCACTGGAAGGTGGCTTCGACGTCAAGCTGACCACCGGGATGCATGGCGGCTGCACGCGACTGCTCGTGCATCGCGATTCCGGAATCACCGATATTGCCCAGTTGCGCGGCAGAAGCATCGGGGTCAGCAACCTCGCCGGCACGCCGCGGCACTTTTTCTCGGTGATGCTGGCGGACAAGGGGCTCAATCCTGACAAAGATGTCGAGTGGCGGGAATTCCCGGCTGATCTACTGCCGGTGGCGTTGCAGCGCGGCGAGGTGAATGCGCTGGCCGACTCCGATCCCGCCGTGTGGCTGGCACGCCTGCGCAGCAACGGCGAGTTGGTGGAGATCGCCTCGAACCTGTCCGGCGATTACGCCAATCTCACCTGTTGTGTGTTGGGTATCCGCGCATCCCTGCTGCGGGAGGACCGTGCAGTCGCCGCGGCATTGACCGCGGCCAGTCTGGAGGCCGCCGCACACGTTGCCGCCAATCCAGACGACGCCGCGGCGGTGTTTGCACCATACACTCCGAAAGTTCCGGTCGGCGAACTCGCCGCCATGCTGCGCAGTCACACCCACGATCATCATCCGGCGGGCGATGAACTGCGCAAGGAACTGGTTCGGATCATCACCGATTTGAAACGTGCCTCCGTCCTCAGACAGAGCACCGATCCGAACAAGTTCGCTGCGCGCATTGTCGAGAATGTGTTCGACTGA
- a CDS encoding class I SAM-dependent methyltransferase, with protein sequence MQNQAASAPQPVVSLALDSPDLALAYERTSDPQFKHGQILVKALNIGPGEQVLDLGAGTGRLGAYVAELVGPAGQVIAIDPLPLRVDIAQAKAKPNLEARVGRAEDLSQFASDEFDVVYLNSVFHWIADKPRALREIFRVLKPGGRLGLNSADPHRLHQFRRHVAEIFNEQGIDAPANATIPVDQQELQALLSAAGFVHVETRHHTLVDFHPDVDSLIAWSRSSSFGNSLASLSNIQQTQLRDVLAQRLEPFRTPDGLRLERYLIFATARRPAVAGASG encoded by the coding sequence ATGCAAAATCAGGCGGCATCTGCACCTCAACCCGTTGTGAGCCTTGCGCTCGATTCCCCCGATCTGGCCCTGGCCTATGAGCGCACCAGCGATCCCCAATTCAAGCACGGCCAGATCCTCGTCAAGGCGCTGAACATTGGACCGGGCGAGCAGGTTCTTGATCTTGGTGCCGGCACCGGCCGCCTTGGCGCGTACGTCGCCGAACTCGTCGGCCCGGCGGGGCAGGTGATCGCGATCGATCCGCTTCCTCTACGCGTCGATATTGCGCAAGCCAAAGCCAAGCCCAATCTGGAGGCGAGGGTGGGACGGGCCGAGGATCTGTCGCAATTTGCGTCAGATGAGTTCGACGTCGTCTACCTCAACAGCGTGTTCCACTGGATTGCGGACAAGCCACGCGCGCTTCGCGAGATTTTCCGTGTGCTCAAGCCAGGCGGTCGGCTCGGCCTCAACTCGGCCGACCCGCATCGCCTGCACCAGTTCCGGCGACATGTCGCCGAAATCTTCAACGAGCAGGGCATTGACGCCCCTGCGAACGCGACAATTCCCGTTGACCAGCAGGAACTTCAAGCTTTGCTTTCGGCGGCCGGCTTCGTTCACGTCGAAACCCGGCATCACACCCTGGTCGACTTTCATCCGGACGTGGACAGCCTCATCGCCTGGTCCCGCAGCAGCTCGTTCGGAAACTCCCTGGCCTCGCTGAGCAACATCCAGCAAACGCAACTTCGCGACGTCTTGGCGCAGCGTCTCGAACCCTTTCGTACGCCTGATGGCCTTCGGCTCGAACGCTATCTGATTTTCGCCACCGCCCGGCGTCCGGCTGTCGCCGGGGCAAGTGGTTGA
- a CDS encoding ABC transporter substrate-binding protein has protein sequence MWRAGGASAIEFRREPGLRRHGRSCPAAGSARGDQRLGNALGKVLARSFIAPAPGGVVIYRVTEKGKRIPSHPCLAFGAEHGRRVVRPQRGRHMIDPDASAETGAKRGAMSRRAILTAAAGAAIAAPFGFVCRARAQEAKRLKLAWMPTALCHIAVPVALHRGFFEKYQLNVESINWAGSTDLLLQSVSSGTADLALGMALRWIKPLEAGFDVKLTGATHGGCMNILAARNSGLTNLQSLRGKRIGVGDIAGVDRNFFAIALSKRGIDPVNEIDWRQFPPDLLGVAVEKGEVDAISTSDPLAYKLKQSHNLVEVATNLVDEYADRACCVIGVRGSLYRADRPTAVAASKALIEAAQWSHENPDDAAAAYAPYAPKENPADLGRMLRTLTNHRHPIGEDFKTEIITYAEELKVVEVLKRTTDTKKFADRVVVDIN, from the coding sequence TTGTGGCGGGCGGGTGGGGCGTCTGCCATTGAGTTCCGGCGTGAACCGGGACTGCGAAGGCATGGCCGTTCGTGCCCAGCTGCGGGCAGCGCGCGTGGTGATCAGAGGCTTGGCAACGCGCTTGGCAAGGTACTGGCAAGAAGCTTCATCGCGCCCGCTCCGGGCGGGGTGGTCATCTACAGAGTCACAGAAAAAGGCAAACGAATACCATCGCATCCGTGCTTAGCTTTCGGCGCGGAACATGGGCGGCGGGTGGTCCGGCCGCAACGGGGGCGACACATGATTGATCCGGATGCATCGGCCGAAACCGGCGCGAAGCGAGGGGCGATGTCGCGCCGTGCGATCTTGACGGCAGCGGCCGGGGCAGCGATTGCGGCCCCGTTCGGTTTCGTTTGCCGCGCACGCGCGCAGGAGGCCAAGCGCTTGAAGCTGGCCTGGATGCCGACCGCACTCTGTCATATTGCCGTTCCGGTGGCGCTGCATCGCGGGTTCTTCGAGAAATACCAGCTCAACGTCGAGTCCATCAACTGGGCGGGTTCGACCGATCTGCTGCTGCAGTCGGTGTCCTCCGGCACGGCTGACCTTGCTCTCGGCATGGCGCTGCGCTGGATCAAGCCGCTGGAAGCCGGCTTCGACGTCAAGCTGACCGGGGCGACCCACGGCGGCTGCATGAATATCCTCGCCGCCCGGAACTCGGGATTGACCAATCTTCAATCGCTGCGCGGCAAGCGGATCGGCGTCGGCGACATCGCCGGCGTCGACCGCAACTTTTTCGCCATTGCGCTGTCGAAGCGCGGCATCGACCCGGTCAACGAAATCGATTGGCGGCAGTTTCCGCCGGACCTGCTCGGCGTCGCGGTCGAGAAGGGTGAGGTCGACGCCATCAGCACCAGCGACCCGCTGGCTTACAAGCTGAAGCAAAGCCATAACCTGGTCGAGGTTGCGACCAACCTGGTCGACGAATATGCCGACCGCGCCTGCTGTGTCATCGGCGTGCGCGGCAGCCTCTATCGTGCCGACAGGCCAACCGCGGTCGCCGCTTCCAAGGCGCTGATTGAGGCGGCGCAATGGTCGCACGAAAATCCCGACGATGCAGCCGCCGCCTACGCTCCCTATGCCCCGAAGGAGAACCCGGCCGATCTTGGCCGCATGCTGCGGACGCTGACCAACCACCGCCATCCGATCGGCGAGGATTTCAAGACCGAGATCATCACCTACGCCGAAGAGCTGAAGGTGGTGGAAGTCCTCAAGCGCACGACCGACACCAAGAAATTCGCCGATCGCGTCGTCGTGGACATCAATTGA
- a CDS encoding YncE family protein, with protein sequence MTRHDGSHAARLGRAMRTPLLAALALLITLFASPAAPAWLVAAYIQGYVFVPSAETPAISVIDTDTDRIVGTLHIDIVPRQVEVSRELAKLVATDGRAALSVLNVSGGALKEIVLPNLAQRLVLGSRGRILAAIDLAAGAIALVDLDTDRVRTKIAGLPPLRDVMFANQDTLIFYAAEGLAGIGMIDVMSGEHVGEIVLGAIGTEIATLTRTPSDRQALAQPQGGGTIAVLDLERRQAIDHIEAGPGAGPAVPSGTGRVLLIPEPSRQALVVRSERLVQPVRLRGASVVTGIYTAWLDSVGFVASAALHRLLVYDLDRPSLSGEITLPGTPLRGAVTSDSRKLYLPLMDPPKLMVVDGQSQRVVATIALPSTPLAAIVAGGWGVCH encoded by the coding sequence ATGACCAGGCACGACGGCTCTCATGCAGCCCGGCTTGGCAGGGCGATGCGGACGCCGCTGCTGGCAGCGCTGGCCCTGCTCATCACACTCTTCGCCAGCCCGGCCGCGCCGGCTTGGCTCGTCGCAGCCTACATCCAGGGTTATGTGTTCGTGCCGTCCGCCGAAACGCCGGCCATCTCCGTCATCGACACCGACACCGACCGCATTGTCGGCACGCTGCACATCGACATTGTCCCGCGCCAGGTGGAGGTGAGCCGGGAGCTTGCCAAGCTGGTCGCCACCGACGGCCGGGCGGCGCTCTCCGTGCTGAACGTGTCCGGCGGCGCGCTCAAAGAGATCGTGCTGCCCAACCTTGCCCAGCGGCTTGTGCTCGGCAGCCGCGGGCGCATCCTTGCCGCCATCGACCTCGCCGCGGGCGCAATCGCGCTGGTCGATCTTGATACCGACCGGGTCAGGACGAAGATCGCCGGGTTGCCGCCGCTTCGCGACGTGATGTTCGCCAACCAGGACACGCTGATCTTCTACGCGGCCGAGGGCCTCGCAGGCATCGGCATGATCGATGTGATGAGCGGCGAGCATGTCGGCGAGATCGTCCTCGGAGCGATCGGGACGGAGATCGCGACGCTGACGCGGACTCCCAGCGACCGCCAGGCGCTGGCGCAGCCGCAGGGCGGCGGCACGATCGCCGTGCTCGATCTGGAGCGGCGTCAGGCGATCGATCATATCGAGGCGGGCCCAGGTGCCGGGCCAGCCGTTCCATCGGGGACCGGCAGGGTTCTGCTGATTCCAGAGCCATCGCGTCAGGCGCTCGTCGTCCGAAGCGAGCGACTCGTTCAGCCGGTGAGACTGCGCGGCGCGTCCGTCGTGACCGGCATCTACACCGCGTGGCTCGACAGCGTCGGTTTCGTTGCCAGCGCGGCGCTGCACCGGCTGCTGGTGTACGATCTCGATCGCCCGAGCCTGTCGGGCGAGATCACATTGCCGGGCACGCCGCTTCGCGGCGCGGTGACGTCCGACAGCCGCAAGCTCTATCTGCCGCTGATGGACCCGCCCAAGCTGATGGTGGTCGACGGCCAATCCCAACGCGTGGTCGCGACCATCGCGTTGCCGAGCACGCCACTGGCCGCAATTGTGGCGGGCGGGTGGGGCGTCTGCCATTGA
- a CDS encoding ABC transporter substrate-binding protein: MGINERTRRTARMAHPLQTATDRKTAPDGASSEVPQPTRLSRRALLQTAGATASLSLLAGSALAQPAASAPAAPAVIQPSTKITIIWNPSSLCLVVVGLAQQRGIFEKHGLEVDTLNVGSDTNAILEAVALGKADATSNNILRFIKPLEAGFDVKLTAGVHAGCSYLIASRAAGITSIADLRGKRIGMADLASPNKFLYASVLKKAGIDPDNDITWRQFPADVFSLAVDKGEIDAFVDNHPNAYFVVKRSQGKLFELASNGTGELGMRTCCVLAIRGSLIRENRPAAAGLTRAFVEAALLVDGDNSLAVTAARHFAPHKASDEEIGEMIASYPYDAQRGCPTGEEFRQQVLSYARDLKEVGVLKPGTDPVRFTNRVFVDLLKA, from the coding sequence TTGGGCATCAACGAACGCACCCGAAGGACCGCACGAATGGCACACCCGCTGCAAACCGCCACTGACCGGAAGACCGCACCCGACGGCGCCAGCAGCGAGGTGCCGCAACCGACACGGTTGAGCCGGCGTGCGCTGCTGCAGACGGCGGGCGCGACCGCATCGCTTTCGCTTCTCGCTGGGAGCGCATTGGCTCAACCCGCAGCGAGCGCACCGGCGGCGCCGGCCGTGATCCAGCCTTCGACCAAGATCACGATCATCTGGAACCCGTCGTCGCTGTGCCTCGTCGTAGTCGGCCTCGCCCAGCAGCGCGGCATCTTCGAAAAGCATGGTCTGGAAGTCGATACTCTCAATGTCGGCTCCGACACCAACGCGATTCTCGAGGCGGTCGCGCTCGGCAAGGCTGACGCGACGTCCAACAACATTCTTCGGTTCATCAAGCCGCTCGAGGCCGGCTTCGACGTCAAGCTGACCGCAGGCGTGCATGCCGGCTGTTCTTACCTGATCGCGTCCCGGGCCGCCGGTATCACGTCGATCGCCGATCTGCGCGGCAAGCGCATCGGCATGGCTGATCTCGCCAGCCCCAACAAGTTCCTCTACGCCTCGGTGCTGAAAAAGGCCGGCATCGATCCCGACAATGACATCACCTGGCGGCAGTTCCCGGCCGACGTGTTCTCGCTCGCGGTCGACAAGGGCGAGATCGACGCCTTCGTCGACAATCATCCCAACGCCTATTTCGTGGTCAAGCGCAGCCAGGGAAAATTGTTCGAGCTTGCCTCCAACGGCACCGGCGAACTGGGCATGCGAACGTGCTGCGTGCTGGCGATCCGCGGCTCGCTCATCCGTGAGAACCGGCCGGCGGCGGCCGGGCTGACCCGCGCCTTCGTGGAAGCGGCACTGCTGGTCGACGGCGACAATTCGCTCGCGGTCACTGCCGCCCGGCACTTCGCGCCGCATAAGGCCAGCGATGAGGAAATTGGCGAGATGATCGCAAGCTATCCCTACGACGCACAGCGCGGCTGCCCGACCGGCGAGGAGTTCCGCCAGCAGGTGCTGTCCTATGCCCGCGACCTCAAGGAGGTCGGCGTCCTCAAGCCGGGCACGGACCCGGTTCGATTCACCAACCGGGTGTTCGTCGATCTGCTCAAGGCCTGA
- a CDS encoding acyl-CoA dehydratase activase, with protein MKAQELFGDVLVSDLPTVPAIGIDIGSRQAKAALIGNGSVYTAITSSGVDSQETADRLIGRLLRDAGIVRNDVAFVVGTGYGRIALSYDDVPTTIVTEISCHAMGAHALNRGTRTIIDIGGQDAKAIRVDPDNGRVVEFVLNDKCAAGTGRFLERIAELLGYRLDELGEKSLQAKKKIEISSQCVVFAESEVISLKAKGEHPEDIAAAIHYASARRVRNLVNRVGLDPELVFSGGVSNNLGMKRALEDLIGHPITTPKLDMVYAGAIGAAVIAQRHYQAGHA; from the coding sequence GTGAAAGCCCAAGAGCTGTTCGGCGATGTCCTGGTCTCGGATCTGCCGACGGTGCCCGCCATCGGCATCGATATCGGATCGCGCCAAGCCAAGGCCGCGCTGATCGGCAACGGATCGGTCTACACCGCCATTACGTCGAGCGGCGTCGATTCCCAGGAAACCGCCGACCGGTTGATCGGCCGGCTGCTGCGCGATGCCGGCATCGTCCGCAATGACGTCGCCTTCGTGGTCGGCACCGGATATGGCCGGATCGCGCTCAGCTACGACGATGTGCCGACCACGATCGTCACCGAGATTTCGTGCCACGCCATGGGTGCGCACGCGCTCAATCGCGGAACACGAACCATTATCGACATCGGTGGCCAGGACGCCAAGGCAATCCGGGTCGACCCCGACAACGGGCGCGTGGTCGAATTCGTCCTCAACGACAAATGCGCCGCCGGCACCGGACGGTTTCTTGAGCGCATCGCCGAACTGCTCGGCTATCGGCTGGACGAGCTTGGTGAGAAGTCGCTGCAGGCGAAAAAGAAGATCGAGATCAGCAGCCAGTGCGTGGTGTTCGCCGAATCCGAGGTGATCTCGCTGAAGGCCAAGGGCGAGCATCCGGAGGATATCGCCGCGGCGATCCACTACGCCTCGGCGCGGCGGGTGCGCAATCTGGTCAACCGGGTGGGGCTTGATCCGGAACTGGTGTTCTCTGGCGGCGTCTCCAACAATCTCGGCATGAAGCGGGCGCTGGAGGATCTGATCGGCCACCCGATCACCACGCCAAAGCTCGACATGGTCTATGCCGGCGCGATCGGCGCAGCCGTCATCGCGCAGCGGCACTATCAGGCCGGACACGCCTGA
- a CDS encoding 2-hydroxyacyl-CoA dehydratase, producing MPARSAQPSSRSGTIRPDTPDIAKHSGQDNEAPMLSIQDVIDPVLVERVSEATVLGLDIGSRAAKGVLLHDGEAFVAKVWTGVNMQVTADELLADLLGLANLSEADIDYAVGTGYGRVALRFDNIPSEIITEIACHAMGAHFLNAATRTIVDIGGQDSKAIQVDPDTGKVAKFIMNDKCAAGTGRFLEKAAALLDYTVKEVGPASLEASSHPQISSQCTVFAESEIISLRARGVPRQDIAAGIHFASARRVRNLVSKVPLQEDLVFTGGVSNNAGMKHALEVLIGFPIKPTRIDAIYAGALGAAIYAQQFLTERRRTLARQTSTGCDVSDVTARIALAEARFVARTDVKKAAYLCNYTPVELLGASGAAFIRLLKCGSSEDVSRGERITKSVFCDFTKAVLGQFETKTPVNEAVDQVFTFYTCDAMRATSQAIDNFYRPARGYIVPRNADREGSRAFFRSEILSFRGDLEQLTGREIHDEDVQAQIGLFNRVRAIVRDISALRKRRNPPLDGRAFLEIARAAATLEAEELIPLLEEVRERLTRVPDQGARRLRLMMCGGIIADGDRKILDLVEDEIGAAIVVEDHCTGLSPFYQDTNAAGDPWRALAEAYLDRAPCARQVPLDRRVEFAVNLAREYDVDGVLFTYLKFCPCYGLTKGKFLNAFQEAGFPVLELANDYSQGDDGQIKTRLEAFVEVLTEKAEA from the coding sequence ATGCCGGCGCGATCGGCGCAGCCGTCATCGCGCAGCGGCACTATCAGGCCGGACACGCCTGACATAGCCAAACACTCCGGACAGGACAACGAGGCCCCAATGCTGTCGATTCAGGACGTCATCGATCCGGTGCTTGTCGAGCGCGTTTCCGAGGCCACGGTGCTCGGCCTGGACATCGGCTCGCGGGCGGCGAAGGGCGTGCTGCTCCACGATGGAGAGGCGTTCGTTGCCAAGGTCTGGACCGGCGTGAACATGCAGGTCACCGCCGACGAACTGCTTGCCGACCTGCTCGGTCTGGCAAATCTGAGCGAGGCTGATATCGATTATGCCGTCGGCACCGGCTATGGCCGGGTGGCGCTGCGCTTTGACAACATCCCCAGCGAAATCATCACCGAGATTGCCTGCCATGCCATGGGGGCGCATTTTCTCAATGCAGCAACCCGGACGATCGTCGACATCGGCGGGCAGGATTCCAAGGCGATCCAGGTTGATCCCGACACCGGAAAAGTTGCCAAGTTCATCATGAACGACAAGTGCGCAGCCGGAACCGGGCGTTTCCTGGAGAAGGCCGCGGCTCTGCTCGACTATACCGTCAAGGAGGTCGGCCCGGCCTCGCTTGAAGCCAGTTCGCATCCGCAGATCAGCAGCCAATGCACGGTGTTCGCCGAATCGGAGATCATTTCGCTGCGGGCCCGCGGCGTGCCGCGGCAGGATATCGCCGCCGGCATCCACTTTGCTTCAGCCCGGCGCGTGCGCAATCTGGTCAGCAAGGTTCCGCTGCAAGAGGATCTCGTTTTCACCGGCGGGGTCTCGAACAATGCCGGCATGAAGCACGCGCTGGAGGTGCTGATCGGCTTTCCGATCAAGCCGACTCGGATCGATGCCATTTATGCCGGCGCGCTTGGAGCGGCGATCTATGCCCAACAATTCCTGACGGAGCGGCGCCGCACCTTGGCGCGCCAGACCAGCACTGGATGTGACGTCTCCGACGTGACCGCGCGCATCGCCCTGGCCGAAGCCCGGTTCGTCGCCCGCACCGATGTCAAGAAGGCGGCGTATCTGTGCAACTACACCCCGGTCGAGTTGCTCGGTGCGTCGGGGGCGGCGTTCATTCGCCTGCTGAAATGCGGCAGCTCCGAGGATGTCTCGCGCGGAGAGCGCATCACCAAGAGCGTATTCTGCGACTTCACCAAAGCGGTGCTCGGCCAGTTCGAAACCAAAACACCTGTGAACGAGGCGGTCGACCAAGTATTCACCTTTTACACCTGCGACGCGATGCGGGCGACATCGCAGGCGATCGACAATTTCTACCGCCCGGCGCGCGGCTACATCGTCCCGCGCAATGCCGATCGCGAGGGCTCGCGCGCCTTCTTCCGCTCCGAAATCCTGAGCTTCCGAGGTGACCTCGAACAGCTCACCGGTCGCGAAATCCATGATGAGGACGTGCAGGCGCAGATCGGCCTGTTCAACCGCGTCCGCGCCATCGTGCGCGATATCTCGGCCCTGCGCAAACGGCGAAACCCGCCGCTGGATGGGCGCGCCTTTCTTGAAATCGCACGCGCGGCGGCGACATTGGAGGCCGAAGAGCTGATCCCGTTGCTGGAAGAGGTGCGTGAACGACTCACCCGCGTGCCGGACCAGGGGGCGCGGCGGCTTAGGCTGATGATGTGCGGCGGCATCATCGCCGACGGTGATCGCAAGATCCTCGATCTTGTCGAGGACGAGATCGGCGCCGCCATCGTGGTCGAGGATCACTGCACCGGTCTCAGCCCATTCTATCAAGACACCAACGCCGCCGGCGATCCGTGGCGCGCGCTCGCCGAGGCCTATCTGGACCGTGCGCCGTGCGCCCGTCAGGTTCCGCTTGATCGTCGGGTGGAGTTCGCGGTGAACCTCGCGCGCGAATACGACGTCGACGGCGTGCTGTTCACCTACCTCAAGTTCTGTCCCTGCTACGGGC